The Symphalangus syndactylus isolate Jambi chromosome 3, NHGRI_mSymSyn1-v2.1_pri, whole genome shotgun sequence genome has a segment encoding these proteins:
- the ZBTB34 gene encoding zinc finger and BTB domain-containing protein 34 isoform X2, protein MSVEMDSSSFIQFDVPEYSSTVLSQLNELRLQGKLCDIIVHIQGQPFRAHKAVLAASSPYFRDHSALSTMSGLSISVIKNPNVFEQLLSFCYTGRMSLQLKDVVSFLTAASFLQMQCVIDKCTQILESIHSKISVGDVDSVTVGAEENPESRNGVKDSSFFANPVEISPPYCSQGRQPTASSDLRMETTPSKALRSRLQEEGHSDRGSSGSVSEYEIQIEGDHEQGDLLVRESQITEVKVKMEKSDRPSCSDSSSLGDDGYHTEMVDGEQVVAVNVGSYGSVLQHAYSYSQAASQPTNVSEAFGSLSNSSPSRSMLSCFRGGRARQKRALSVHLHSDLQGLVQGSDSEAMMNNPGYESSPRERSARGHWYPYNERLICIYCGKSFNQKGSLDRHMRLHMGITPFVCKFCGKKYTRKDQLEYHIRGHTDDKPFRCEICGKCFPFQGTLNQHLRKNHPGVAEVRSRIESPERTDVYVEQKLENDASASEMGLDSRMEIHTVSDAPD, encoded by the coding sequence ATGTCAGTAGAAATGGACAGCAGCAGTTTTATTCAGTTTGATGTGCCCGAGTACAGCAGCACCGTTCTGAGCCAGCTAAACGAACTCCGCCTGCAGGGGAAACTATGTGACATCATTGTACACATTCAGGGTCAGCCATTCCGAGCCCACAAAGCAGTCCTTGCTGCCAGCTCCCCATATTTCCGGGACCATTCAGCGTTAAGTACCATGAGTGGCTTGTCAATATCAGTGATTAAAAATCCCAATGTGTTTGAGcagttgctttctttttgttacaCTGGAAGAATGTCCTTGCAGCTGAAGGATGTTGTCAGTTTTCTGACTGCAGCCAGCTTTCTTCAGATGCAGTGTGTCATTGACAAGTGCACGCAGATCCTAGAGAGCATCCATTCCAAAATCAGCGTTGGAGATGTTGACTCTGTTACCGTCGGTGCTGAAGAGAATCCCGAGAGTCGAAACGGAGTGAAAGACAGCAGCTTCTTTGCCAACCCAGTGGAGATCTCTCCTCCATATTGCTCTCAGGGACGGCAGCCCACCGCAAGCAGTGACCTCCGGATGGAGACGACCCCCAGCAAAGCTTTGCGCAGCCGCTTACAGGAGGAGGGCCACTCAGACCGCGGGAGCAGTGGGAGCGTTTCTGAATATGAGATTCAGATAGAGGGAGACCATGAGCAAGGAGACCTATTGGTGAGGGAGAGCCAGATCACCGAGGTGAAAGTGAAGATGGAGAAGTCCGACCGGCCCAGCTGTTCCGACAGCTCCTCCCTGGGTGACGATGGGTACCACACCGAGATGGTTGATGGGGAACAAGTTGTGGCAGTGAATGTGGGCTCCTATGGTTCTGTGCTCCAGCACGCATACTCCTATTCCCAAGCAGCCTCACAGCCAACCAATGTATCAGAAGCTTTTGGAAGTTTGAGTAATTCCAGCCCATCCAGGTCCATGCTGAGCTGTTTCCGAGGAGGGCGTGCCCGCCAGAAGCGGGCTTTGTCTGTCCACCTGCACAGTGACCTGCAGGGCCTGGTGCAGGGCTCTGACAGTGAAGCCATGATGAACAACCCCGGGTATGAGAGCAGTCCCCGGGAGAGGAGTGCGAGAGGGCATTGGTACCCGTACAATGAGAGGTTGATCTGTATTTACTGTGGAAAGTCCTTCAACCAGAAAGGAAGCCTTGACAGGCACATGCGACTCCATATGGGAATCACCCCCTTTGTGTGCAAGTTCTGTGGAAAGAAGTACACACGGAAGGACCAACTGGAGTACCACATCCGGGGCCATACAGATGATAAACCATTCCGCTGTGAGATCTGCGGGAAGTGCTTTCCATTCCAAGGTACCCTCAACCAGCACCTGCGGAAAAACCACCCAGGCGTTGCTGAAGTCAGGAGTCGCATTGAGTCCCCCGAGAGAACAGATGTGTACGTGGAACAGAAACTAGAAAATGACGCATCAGCCTCAGAGATGGGCCTAGATTCCCGGATGGAAATTCACACAGTGTCTGATGCTCCCGATTAA
- the ZBTB34 gene encoding zinc finger and BTB domain-containing protein 34 isoform X1, with protein sequence MEECKSRVRFMSVEMDSSSFIQFDVPEYSSTVLSQLNELRLQGKLCDIIVHIQGQPFRAHKAVLAASSPYFRDHSALSTMSGLSISVIKNPNVFEQLLSFCYTGRMSLQLKDVVSFLTAASFLQMQCVIDKCTQILESIHSKISVGDVDSVTVGAEENPESRNGVKDSSFFANPVEISPPYCSQGRQPTASSDLRMETTPSKALRSRLQEEGHSDRGSSGSVSEYEIQIEGDHEQGDLLVRESQITEVKVKMEKSDRPSCSDSSSLGDDGYHTEMVDGEQVVAVNVGSYGSVLQHAYSYSQAASQPTNVSEAFGSLSNSSPSRSMLSCFRGGRARQKRALSVHLHSDLQGLVQGSDSEAMMNNPGYESSPRERSARGHWYPYNERLICIYCGKSFNQKGSLDRHMRLHMGITPFVCKFCGKKYTRKDQLEYHIRGHTDDKPFRCEICGKCFPFQGTLNQHLRKNHPGVAEVRSRIESPERTDVYVEQKLENDASASEMGLDSRMEIHTVSDAPD encoded by the coding sequence AGTACGCTTCATGTCAGTAGAAATGGACAGCAGCAGTTTTATTCAGTTTGATGTGCCCGAGTACAGCAGCACCGTTCTGAGCCAGCTAAACGAACTCCGCCTGCAGGGGAAACTATGTGACATCATTGTACACATTCAGGGTCAGCCATTCCGAGCCCACAAAGCAGTCCTTGCTGCCAGCTCCCCATATTTCCGGGACCATTCAGCGTTAAGTACCATGAGTGGCTTGTCAATATCAGTGATTAAAAATCCCAATGTGTTTGAGcagttgctttctttttgttacaCTGGAAGAATGTCCTTGCAGCTGAAGGATGTTGTCAGTTTTCTGACTGCAGCCAGCTTTCTTCAGATGCAGTGTGTCATTGACAAGTGCACGCAGATCCTAGAGAGCATCCATTCCAAAATCAGCGTTGGAGATGTTGACTCTGTTACCGTCGGTGCTGAAGAGAATCCCGAGAGTCGAAACGGAGTGAAAGACAGCAGCTTCTTTGCCAACCCAGTGGAGATCTCTCCTCCATATTGCTCTCAGGGACGGCAGCCCACCGCAAGCAGTGACCTCCGGATGGAGACGACCCCCAGCAAAGCTTTGCGCAGCCGCTTACAGGAGGAGGGCCACTCAGACCGCGGGAGCAGTGGGAGCGTTTCTGAATATGAGATTCAGATAGAGGGAGACCATGAGCAAGGAGACCTATTGGTGAGGGAGAGCCAGATCACCGAGGTGAAAGTGAAGATGGAGAAGTCCGACCGGCCCAGCTGTTCCGACAGCTCCTCCCTGGGTGACGATGGGTACCACACCGAGATGGTTGATGGGGAACAAGTTGTGGCAGTGAATGTGGGCTCCTATGGTTCTGTGCTCCAGCACGCATACTCCTATTCCCAAGCAGCCTCACAGCCAACCAATGTATCAGAAGCTTTTGGAAGTTTGAGTAATTCCAGCCCATCCAGGTCCATGCTGAGCTGTTTCCGAGGAGGGCGTGCCCGCCAGAAGCGGGCTTTGTCTGTCCACCTGCACAGTGACCTGCAGGGCCTGGTGCAGGGCTCTGACAGTGAAGCCATGATGAACAACCCCGGGTATGAGAGCAGTCCCCGGGAGAGGAGTGCGAGAGGGCATTGGTACCCGTACAATGAGAGGTTGATCTGTATTTACTGTGGAAAGTCCTTCAACCAGAAAGGAAGCCTTGACAGGCACATGCGACTCCATATGGGAATCACCCCCTTTGTGTGCAAGTTCTGTGGAAAGAAGTACACACGGAAGGACCAACTGGAGTACCACATCCGGGGCCATACAGATGATAAACCATTCCGCTGTGAGATCTGCGGGAAGTGCTTTCCATTCCAAGGTACCCTCAACCAGCACCTGCGGAAAAACCACCCAGGCGTTGCTGAAGTCAGGAGTCGCATTGAGTCCCCCGAGAGAACAGATGTGTACGTGGAACAGAAACTAGAAAATGACGCATCAGCCTCAGAGATGGGCCTAGATTCCCGGATGGAAATTCACACAGTGTCTGATGCTCCCGATTAA